GAGATCCGGCGGGTGTCCGCCGCTCCCATGGACATGTACATCGAGGCCCCCGACGATCTCGGCGGCTACGTGCGCATGTACGAGGTCGCCGAGCTGATCCGGCGCGGTGCACCGCTCTACCTCAAGTTCGGCCTCTCGAAGGCGCCCGGTATCTACCCGTACGGGCACCATCTGCGCGATCTGACGCTGACCACGGCCCGGGAACGGGTGCGGCGCGGCCGGCTCGCCCTGGACCTGCTCGCGCGGCACGGAGCGGACGGCGAGATGGCGCCGCTCGGCTCCCGGCTGCCGGGCGCGCTCCGTCGTTTCGAAACACCCTCATAACGTTCCGGCCGTCACCTCTTCACAAAAGAAGACGCAGCCGAACACAATCCCACACACCCTCTCTTCGGTCGTACCGCACCACCGACGGGTTTCACCGCACCGCCAGACCGAGCCAGTCACAGACATCAAGGATGATGATCATGCGTACTCGCCGAGCCGCACTCGCCGCGATAGCCACGGCCGCCTCCCTCTCCCTCACCCTCACTGCCTGCGGTCAGAGCGGCGAGGGCGGCAGCGAGGAGGGCTCCGGTAGCTCCGAGGGAGCCACCATCGGCATCGCGATGCCCACCAAGTCGTCGGAGCGCTGGATCGCCGACGGCAACAACGTCAAGAGGGAACTGGAGTCCAAGGGGTACAAGACCAAGCTGGTCTACGGCGAGGACGACCCGGACCAGCAGGTTTCCCAGGTCGAGAACCTGATCACGCAGAACGTGAAGGCGCTGATCATCGCGGCCATCGACAACAAGTCGATGAACAACGTGCTCCAGCAGGCCAAGGACGCGAACATCCCGGTCATCTCCTACGACCGCCTGATCCTCGGCACCCAGAACGTCGACTACTACGCCTCGTTCGACAACGAGAAGGTCGGCGAGCTCCAGGGCAACTACATCGTCGAGAAGCTCGGCCTGAAGGACGGCTCCAAGAAGGGCCCGTTCAACATCGAGCTGTTCGCCGGCTCCAACGACGACAACAACACCCGCTACTTCTTCGGCGGCGCGATGAAGGTCCTGCAGCCCTACATCGACAAGAAGCAGCTCGTCGTCCGCTCCGGCCAGACCAAGCTGACCCAGGTCACCACCCTGCGCTGGGACGGCGGCACCGCCCAGAAGCGCATGGACGACATCCTGACCGGCTCCTACAAGTCCGAGCGGGTCGACGCGGTCCTCTCGCCGTACGACGGCATCTCCATCGGCATCCTGTCGGCCCTGAAGTCCGACGACTACGGCTCCACGAGCAAGCCGCTGCCGATCGTCACGGGCCAGGACGCCGAGCTGGCCTCGGTGAAGTCGATCATCGCGAACCAGCAGTCGATGACCGTCTTCAAGGACCTCCGCGAACTCGCCAAGGTGGCCTCGAACATGGTCGACG
This genomic window from Streptomyces sp. DG2A-72 contains:
- the chvE gene encoding multiple monosaccharide ABC transporter substrate-binding protein; translation: MRTRRAALAAIATAASLSLTLTACGQSGEGGSEEGSGSSEGATIGIAMPTKSSERWIADGNNVKRELESKGYKTKLVYGEDDPDQQVSQVENLITQNVKALIIAAIDNKSMNNVLQQAKDANIPVISYDRLILGTQNVDYYASFDNEKVGELQGNYIVEKLGLKDGSKKGPFNIELFAGSNDDNNTRYFFGGAMKVLQPYIDKKQLVVRSGQTKLTQVTTLRWDGGTAQKRMDDILTGSYKSERVDAVLSPYDGISIGILSALKSDDYGSTSKPLPIVTGQDAELASVKSIIANQQSMTVFKDLRELAKVASNMVDAALNDKEPEVNDTKTYDNGSKVVPAYLLEPVAVDKSNYKKELIDSGFLKESDL